One window from the genome of Streptomyces cadmiisoli encodes:
- a CDS encoding MogA/MoaB family molybdenum cofactor biosynthesis protein, with translation MSGNGYRALVVTASNRAASGVYEDKGGPLIADGLKGFGFDVDGPQVVPDGDPVEAALRAAVDAGYDVVVTTGGTGISPTDRTPEATRAVLDREVPGIAEAVRAHGRPKVPTAALSRGLAGIAGRTLIVNLPGSTGGVRDGLAVLEPLLRHAVDQIRGGDHPRPSPSAEQAWEVPPGGVS, from the coding sequence GTGAGCGGCAACGGATACCGCGCACTCGTCGTCACGGCGTCCAACAGGGCGGCGTCCGGCGTGTACGAGGACAAGGGCGGCCCACTGATCGCCGACGGCCTCAAGGGCTTCGGGTTCGACGTCGACGGCCCCCAGGTCGTCCCCGACGGCGACCCGGTGGAGGCGGCGCTGCGCGCCGCGGTGGACGCCGGTTACGACGTCGTCGTCACCACCGGCGGCACCGGCATCTCCCCGACCGACCGCACGCCGGAGGCGACCCGCGCGGTGCTCGACCGCGAGGTGCCGGGCATCGCGGAGGCCGTCCGGGCCCACGGACGGCCGAAGGTGCCGACCGCGGCGCTCTCCCGCGGCCTCGCCGGAATCGCGGGCCGCACCCTGATCGTCAACCTGCCGGGCTCCACCGGCGGCGTGCGCGACGGCCTCGCCGTGCTGGAGCCCCTGCTGCGCCACGCCGTGGACCAGATCCGCGGCGGTGACCATCCAAGACCCTCCCCCAGTGCCGAACAGGCCTGGGAGGTGCCCCCAGGGGGTGTGAGCTGA
- the galU gene encoding UTP--glucose-1-phosphate uridylyltransferase GalU, giving the protein MTQSHPRISKAVIPAAGLGTRFLPATKATPKEMLPVVDKPAIQYVVEEAASAGLDDVLMITGRNKRPLEDHFDRNYELESALQKKGDAGRLAKVQESSDLATMHYVRQGDPKGLGHAVLCAAPHVGNEPFAVLLGDDLIDPRDPLLQRMIEVQEQRGGSVIALMEVEPEQIHLYGCAAVETTEDGDVVKVNGLVEKPEPADAPSNYAIIGRYVLDPHVFGILRQTEPGRGGEIQLTDALQQLAQDEKVGGPVHGVVFKGRRYDTGDRGDYLRAIVRLACEREDLGPDFRTWLRSYVTEEM; this is encoded by the coding sequence ATGACCCAGTCTCACCCCAGGATCAGCAAGGCCGTCATTCCCGCGGCAGGCCTCGGCACCCGGTTCCTGCCGGCCACCAAGGCCACTCCCAAGGAGATGCTGCCGGTCGTCGACAAGCCCGCCATCCAGTATGTGGTCGAAGAGGCCGCGTCCGCCGGTCTCGACGACGTCCTCATGATCACGGGCCGCAACAAGCGCCCGCTGGAGGACCACTTCGACCGCAACTACGAACTCGAGTCCGCCCTCCAGAAGAAGGGCGACGCCGGGCGGCTGGCCAAGGTCCAGGAGTCCAGCGACCTCGCCACGATGCACTACGTGCGCCAGGGCGACCCCAAGGGCCTCGGGCACGCCGTCCTGTGCGCGGCCCCGCACGTCGGCAACGAGCCGTTCGCGGTCCTCCTCGGCGACGACCTGATCGACCCCCGCGACCCCCTCCTCCAGCGGATGATCGAGGTCCAGGAGCAGCGCGGCGGCAGCGTCATCGCGCTGATGGAGGTCGAGCCGGAGCAGATCCACCTCTACGGGTGCGCGGCCGTCGAGACCACCGAGGACGGCGACGTCGTCAAGGTCAACGGCCTGGTCGAGAAGCCCGAACCGGCGGACGCGCCGTCGAACTACGCCATCATCGGCCGCTACGTCCTCGACCCGCACGTCTTCGGAATACTGCGTCAGACCGAGCCGGGCCGCGGCGGCGAGATCCAGCTGACCGACGCGCTCCAGCAGCTCGCACAGGACGAGAAGGTCGGCGGCCCGGTGCACGGCGTCGTCTTCAAGGGCCGCCGCTATGACACCGGCGACCGCGGCGACTACCTGCGTGCCATTGTCCGACTCGCGTGCGAACGTGAGGACCTGGGCCCGGACTTCCGGACCTGGCTTCGCAGTTACGTCACCGAGGAGATGTAG
- the glpR gene encoding gephyrin-like molybdotransferase receptor GlpR, producing MSSSGLIYAVIVGAWAAYLVPMWLRRQDELNEARPTERFSTAIRLLSGRAGMERRYAKDLRARSADEEEWEPGVDDPDAVTDSVDVRAFAVSSTGARVQATVQEHGAEGSRPAREQSGAPTPPGARVPAPASGAAPAPEPQVAPPRRPVDAPARPSGATPARDGAVASARNRVPSARRAPTSEADAARARRSKVLARRRRTTVMLFLAFTLGAVVAAVGGLTLLWAPAVPAVMLSSYIAYLRTQERRRFAYQMDRRRAEAAAQRLREYARRSRRHPAVEEGPGDCDEVSEPEADPGLSALAADRRALVEQTDHAEWVDQQRERRSRPGRGESWDPVPVPLPTYVTAPVAPRATADVDLEASDAWSSARSSAVAPEQDAGAGAPAATAPAAPRAAEPDEAEDRADEEGRSDARRAASARRARERGRTPLFDQYEDGERPRAANE from the coding sequence GTGAGCAGCAGCGGCCTCATCTACGCAGTCATTGTCGGGGCCTGGGCCGCCTACTTGGTGCCGATGTGGCTCCGTAGGCAGGACGAGCTGAACGAGGCCCGTCCGACGGAACGCTTCAGCACCGCCATCCGGTTGCTGTCCGGACGGGCGGGCATGGAGCGCCGGTACGCCAAGGACCTGCGGGCACGCTCCGCCGACGAGGAGGAGTGGGAGCCCGGCGTCGACGACCCGGACGCGGTCACCGACTCGGTGGACGTCCGGGCCTTCGCCGTGTCCTCGACCGGGGCCCGGGTGCAGGCGACGGTCCAGGAGCACGGCGCGGAAGGGTCCCGGCCGGCGCGCGAGCAGAGCGGCGCACCGACTCCTCCCGGCGCCCGCGTGCCCGCCCCCGCGTCGGGTGCGGCGCCCGCGCCCGAGCCGCAGGTCGCACCCCCTCGTCGGCCCGTGGACGCGCCCGCCCGTCCGTCCGGAGCCACTCCGGCGCGCGACGGGGCCGTCGCGTCGGCGCGCAACCGCGTCCCGTCGGCCCGGCGTGCCCCCACCTCGGAGGCGGACGCGGCGCGTGCCCGGCGCTCGAAGGTCCTCGCCCGCCGGCGCCGCACCACGGTGATGCTGTTCCTGGCGTTCACCCTCGGCGCGGTCGTCGCCGCCGTGGGCGGGCTCACCCTCCTGTGGGCGCCCGCCGTACCGGCCGTGATGCTCAGCTCGTACATCGCCTATCTGCGGACGCAGGAACGCCGCCGCTTCGCCTACCAGATGGACCGCCGCCGGGCCGAGGCCGCAGCGCAGCGGCTGCGTGAGTACGCGCGCCGGTCACGTCGGCACCCGGCCGTCGAGGAGGGCCCCGGCGACTGCGACGAGGTGTCCGAGCCGGAGGCGGACCCAGGACTGTCGGCGCTCGCCGCGGACCGGCGGGCGCTGGTCGAGCAGACCGACCACGCCGAGTGGGTCGACCAGCAGCGGGAGCGCCGGAGCAGGCCGGGGCGCGGCGAGAGCTGGGACCCGGTGCCGGTGCCCCTGCCGACGTACGTGACCGCGCCGGTGGCTCCGCGGGCCACGGCCGATGTGGACCTCGAGGCGTCGGACGCGTGGAGTTCGGCGCGGTCGAGTGCCGTCGCCCCGGAGCAGGACGCCGGTGCCGGAGCGCCGGCGGCGACCGCTCCGGCCGCCCCGCGGGCCGCGGAGCCGGACGAGGCGGAGGACCGGGCCGACGAGGAGGGCCGCAGCGACGCGCGCCGCGCCGCCTCGGCGCGCAGGGCGCGGGAGCGCGGGCGTACGCCGCTGTTCGACCAGTACGAGGACGGGGAGCGGCCGCGGGCGGCGAACGAGTAG
- a CDS encoding flavin-containing monooxygenase: protein MAEHEHVRVAVVGSGFGGLGAAVRLRREGVTDFVVLERADSVGGTWRDNSYPGCACDVPSHLYSFSFAPHPDWPRTFSGQEHIRAYLEHVTDVFRLRPHLRFNCEVKKMTWDPQGLRWDIETSSGRLTADLVVSATGPLSDPKVPDIPGLDTFPGKVFHSARWDHDYDLRGKRVAMVGTGASAIQIVPAIQPEVERLTVLQRTPPWVMPRIDRAITGPERWLHRRLPFTAQARRGLLWGIRELQVQAFTKHPDQLGVVEQLARRNMARAVKDPDLRARLTPDYRIGCKRILLSSEYYPALTRPNVDVVAGGLAEVRDSTVVAADGTRAEVDAIIFGTGFHVTDMPIADRVVGADGRTLAEVWKDGMEALRGASAAGFPNWMTIIGPNTGLGNSSMILMIESQLNYLADFVRQLDVLGGRVALDARPSSVHTWNRRVQDRMKRTVWNTGGCTSWYLDAAGRNTTIWPGTTSEFRRATRRVDLSEYTVLRAPARATAGEQDTVEAAI from the coding sequence ATGGCCGAGCACGAGCATGTACGGGTGGCGGTCGTGGGGTCCGGCTTCGGCGGACTCGGGGCGGCCGTGCGGCTGCGCCGGGAGGGGGTCACCGACTTCGTCGTCCTGGAACGGGCCGACAGCGTCGGCGGCACCTGGCGGGACAACAGCTATCCGGGGTGCGCCTGCGACGTGCCCTCGCACCTGTACTCGTTCTCCTTCGCGCCCCATCCCGACTGGCCGCGCACCTTCTCCGGGCAGGAGCACATCCGCGCCTATCTGGAGCACGTCACGGACGTGTTCCGGCTGCGCCCGCATCTGCGCTTCAACTGCGAGGTCAAGAAGATGACCTGGGACCCGCAGGGGCTGCGCTGGGACATCGAGACCAGCTCCGGCCGGCTCACCGCCGACCTCGTGGTCTCCGCCACCGGGCCGCTGTCCGACCCGAAGGTGCCGGACATCCCCGGACTCGACACCTTCCCCGGCAAGGTCTTCCACTCCGCGCGCTGGGACCACGACTACGACCTGCGCGGCAAGCGGGTCGCCATGGTCGGCACCGGCGCGTCCGCCATCCAGATCGTGCCGGCCATCCAGCCCGAGGTGGAACGGCTCACCGTCCTGCAGCGCACCCCGCCGTGGGTGATGCCGCGCATCGACCGCGCGATCACCGGGCCCGAGCGGTGGCTGCACCGCCGGCTGCCCTTCACCGCGCAGGCGCGGCGCGGACTGCTGTGGGGCATCCGCGAGTTGCAGGTCCAGGCGTTCACCAAGCATCCCGATCAGCTGGGCGTCGTCGAGCAGCTGGCCAGGCGCAACATGGCCCGTGCCGTCAAGGACCCGGACCTGCGCGCCCGGCTCACCCCCGACTACCGCATCGGCTGCAAGCGGATCCTGCTGTCCAGCGAGTACTACCCGGCCCTGACCCGTCCCAATGTGGACGTCGTCGCCGGCGGGCTCGCCGAGGTGCGCGACTCGACGGTGGTCGCCGCGGACGGCACCCGCGCCGAGGTCGACGCGATCATCTTCGGCACGGGCTTCCACGTCACCGACATGCCGATCGCCGACCGGGTCGTCGGAGCGGACGGCCGGACCCTCGCCGAGGTCTGGAAGGACGGCATGGAGGCGCTGCGCGGTGCCTCCGCCGCGGGGTTCCCCAACTGGATGACGATCATCGGCCCCAACACGGGCCTCGGGAACTCGTCCATGATCCTGATGATCGAGTCCCAGCTGAACTACCTGGCCGACTTCGTACGGCAGTTGGACGTGCTCGGCGGACGGGTCGCGCTCGACGCCCGCCCGAGCTCCGTGCACACCTGGAACCGCCGCGTGCAGGACCGGATGAAGCGCACGGTGTGGAACACCGGCGGCTGCACCAGCTGGTACCTCGACGCGGCCGGCCGCAACACGACCATCTGGCCCGGTACGACCTCGGAGTTCCGGCGGGCGACCCGGCGGGTGGACCTCTCCGAGTACACGGTGCTCCGGGCGCCCGCCCGGGCGACGGCCGGCGAGCAGGACACCGTGGAGGCCGCGATATGA
- a CDS encoding GNAT family N-acetyltransferase, translating into MNIRRVSFDHPDAVKLNDEVQAEYHERYGDGGDATVLDPSDFRSPRGVYLIAYDTDDRPVASGGWRTQDRNDEGNEDGDAELKRMYVNKELRGRGLARRILAALEEDARAAGRTRMVLETGTQQPEAIALYTSSGYEPCAKFGYYRFHEASRCFAKPLA; encoded by the coding sequence ATGAATATACGTCGCGTCTCCTTCGACCACCCCGACGCCGTCAAGCTCAACGACGAGGTCCAGGCCGAATACCACGAGCGCTACGGCGACGGCGGCGACGCCACCGTCCTCGACCCGTCGGACTTCCGGTCCCCGAGGGGCGTCTACCTGATCGCCTACGACACGGACGACCGCCCCGTCGCCTCGGGCGGCTGGCGCACCCAGGACAGGAACGACGAGGGCAACGAGGACGGCGACGCCGAACTCAAGCGCATGTACGTCAACAAGGAACTGCGCGGGCGCGGCCTCGCCCGGCGCATCCTGGCCGCCCTGGAGGAGGACGCCCGCGCCGCCGGCCGCACCCGCATGGTCCTGGAGACCGGGACGCAGCAGCCGGAGGCCATCGCCCTGTACACGTCCAGCGGCTACGAGCCCTGCGCCAAGTTCGGCTACTACCGCTTCCACGAGGCCAGCCGCTGCTTCGCGAAGCCCCTCGCCTGA
- the glp gene encoding gephyrin-like molybdotransferase Glp, which produces MSTAASRATGQNHLWSVDEHLEDILATVRPLEPIELQLLDAQGCVLVEDVTVPVSLPPFDNSSMDGYAVRVDDVAGASEEFPAVLEVVGDVAAGQADLLQVGPGQAARIMTGAPLPPGAETVVPVEWTDGGLGEGPVTAMPARSRDPEGAAGHVRVHRPAEARAHVRARGSDVKAGDRALEAGTVLGPPQIGLLAAIGRGTVRVRPRPRVVVMSTGSELVQPDEDLGSGQIYDSNSFALTAAARDAGAIAYRVGAVADDAETLRTTIEDQLVRADLMVTTGGVSVGAYDVVKEALSHVGDEDEPGSGIEFRKLAMQPGKPQGFGSIGPDHTPLLALPGNPVSSYVSFELFVRPAIRTLMGLEDVHRPRTRATLTTDRALTSPKGRRQFLRGSHSDGRVTPVGGAGSHLVAALAHADALIVVPEDVESVEPGAEVEVVLLR; this is translated from the coding sequence TTGAGCACCGCCGCGTCCCGAGCCACCGGCCAGAACCACCTGTGGTCGGTGGACGAACACCTGGAGGACATCCTCGCCACCGTCCGCCCCCTGGAACCCATCGAGCTGCAACTGCTCGACGCCCAGGGCTGCGTCCTGGTCGAGGACGTCACGGTGCCGGTGTCCCTGCCGCCCTTCGACAACAGCTCGATGGACGGGTACGCGGTGCGGGTCGACGATGTCGCGGGCGCGAGCGAGGAGTTCCCGGCCGTGCTGGAGGTGGTCGGGGACGTCGCGGCCGGCCAGGCCGACCTGCTCCAGGTCGGTCCCGGCCAGGCCGCCCGCATCATGACCGGCGCCCCGCTCCCGCCCGGCGCCGAGACGGTGGTCCCCGTGGAGTGGACCGACGGCGGCCTCGGCGAGGGCCCGGTCACCGCGATGCCGGCCCGCAGCCGGGACCCCGAGGGTGCCGCAGGGCACGTGCGGGTGCACCGGCCGGCCGAGGCACGCGCGCACGTGCGCGCCCGGGGAAGCGACGTCAAGGCCGGGGACCGCGCCCTCGAAGCCGGCACCGTTCTCGGACCGCCGCAGATCGGGCTGCTCGCCGCCATCGGACGCGGCACGGTGCGGGTGCGCCCGCGTCCGCGCGTGGTCGTCATGTCCACCGGCAGCGAACTCGTCCAGCCCGACGAGGACCTGGGCAGCGGCCAGATCTACGACTCCAACAGCTTCGCCCTCACCGCCGCCGCCCGTGACGCCGGCGCCATCGCCTATCGCGTCGGCGCGGTCGCGGACGACGCCGAGACCCTGCGCACCACCATCGAGGACCAACTCGTGCGCGCCGACCTGATGGTCACCACGGGCGGGGTGAGCGTCGGCGCGTACGACGTGGTCAAGGAGGCCCTGTCGCACGTCGGGGACGAGGACGAGCCGGGCAGCGGCATCGAGTTCCGCAAGCTCGCGATGCAGCCGGGCAAACCGCAGGGCTTCGGGTCCATCGGCCCCGACCACACCCCGCTGCTCGCCCTCCCCGGCAACCCGGTGTCGTCGTACGTCTCCTTCGAACTGTTCGTCCGGCCCGCGATCCGCACCCTGATGGGCCTGGAGGACGTCCACCGGCCGCGCACCCGGGCGACCCTCACCACGGACCGGGCGCTGACCTCGCCGAAGGGGCGCCGGCAGTTCCTGCGCGGCAGCCACTCCGACGGACGGGTGACACCGGTCGGCGGGGCGGGGTCCCATCTGGTGGCCGCCCTCGCGCACGCCGACGCGCTCATCGTCGTCCCCGAGGACGTGGAGTCCGTCGAGCCCGGCGCCGAGGTCGAGGTGGTCCTGCTCCGCTGA
- a CDS encoding exodeoxyribonuclease III: MLTVTSVNVNGLRAAAKKGFVEWLAGTQADVLCLQEVRAEPGQLPEHVREPEGWHVVHAPAAAKGRAGVSLYSRRAPDAVRVGFGSAEFDDSGRYVEVDLPGVTIASLYLPSGEAGTERQDEKVRFMDEFLGHLKELRQRAAAEGREVLVCGDWNIAHQQADLKNWRGNTKNSGFLPEEREWLGRVLGAGDGGYVDVVRALHPDVEGPYTWWSYRGRAFDNDTGWRIDLAVATPGLAGRAVKAVVERAATHAERWSDHAPVTVVFDR; encoded by the coding sequence GTGCTCACTGTGACCTCTGTGAATGTGAATGGATTGCGGGCCGCCGCGAAGAAGGGATTCGTGGAATGGCTCGCCGGTACGCAAGCCGATGTGCTCTGCCTCCAGGAGGTGCGTGCGGAGCCGGGGCAGCTGCCGGAGCACGTGCGTGAGCCGGAGGGCTGGCACGTCGTGCACGCCCCCGCGGCCGCCAAGGGTCGGGCGGGCGTCTCCCTCTACAGCCGGCGTGCGCCGGACGCCGTCCGGGTCGGGTTCGGGTCGGCCGAGTTCGACGACAGCGGCCGGTACGTCGAGGTCGACCTGCCCGGTGTGACGATCGCCTCCCTCTATCTGCCGTCCGGTGAGGCCGGTACCGAGCGGCAGGACGAGAAGGTCCGGTTCATGGACGAGTTCCTCGGCCATCTCAAGGAGCTGCGGCAGCGGGCCGCCGCCGAGGGGCGCGAGGTGCTCGTCTGCGGCGACTGGAACATCGCCCACCAGCAGGCCGACCTGAAGAACTGGCGCGGCAACACCAAGAACTCCGGCTTCCTGCCCGAGGAGCGGGAGTGGCTGGGGCGGGTCCTCGGCGCCGGGGACGGCGGGTACGTCGACGTCGTGCGGGCGCTGCACCCGGACGTGGAGGGGCCGTACACCTGGTGGTCGTACCGGGGGCGGGCCTTCGACAACGACACGGGATGGCGGATCGACCTCGCCGTGGCGACGCCGGGGCTCGCCGGGCGGGCCGTCAAGGCGGTCGTCGAGCGGGCGGCCACCCACGCCGAGCGGTGGTCGGACCACGCGCCGGTGACGGTGGTCTTCGACAGGTGA
- a CDS encoding 5-formyltetrahydrofolate cyclo-ligase — MSHVGHADEPDKRTLRREILTVRGRLPADDVRATAAALAQRALDLPELSQARTVAAYVSVGSEPGTLALLDTLHTRGVRVLLPALLPDNDLDWGVYTGPGSLDRVRHGGKMALLEPSGPRLGPDAVTAADTVLLPGLAVDARGMRLGRGGGSYDRVLARLADAGARPALVVLLYDPEVVGRVPAEAHDRPVHAVVTPSGVRRFPGGV; from the coding sequence ATGAGCCACGTCGGACACGCCGACGAGCCTGACAAGCGAACGTTGCGGCGGGAGATCCTCACGGTGAGAGGCAGGTTGCCCGCGGATGACGTGCGGGCGACCGCCGCCGCGCTGGCCCAGCGCGCACTCGACCTGCCGGAACTGTCGCAGGCGCGCACGGTCGCGGCGTACGTCTCGGTGGGGAGCGAACCCGGCACCCTCGCGCTGCTCGACACGCTGCACACGCGCGGGGTGCGCGTCCTGCTGCCGGCGCTGCTGCCCGACAACGACCTCGACTGGGGCGTGTACACCGGCCCGGGGTCGCTCGACCGCGTCCGACACGGCGGGAAAATGGCCCTCCTGGAGCCCTCCGGCCCGCGCCTCGGGCCGGACGCGGTGACCGCCGCGGACACCGTCCTGCTGCCCGGACTCGCGGTCGACGCACGCGGCATGCGCCTCGGCCGGGGCGGCGGTTCCTACGACCGGGTGCTCGCCCGTCTGGCCGACGCGGGAGCCCGGCCCGCCCTGGTGGTGCTGCTGTACGACCCGGAGGTCGTCGGGCGCGTCCCCGCCGAGGCGCACGACCGGCCGGTGCACGCGGTGGTGACGCCCTCGGGCGTGCGCCGATTCCCGGGCGGCGTCTGA
- a CDS encoding GNAT family N-acetyltransferase — translation MEGDVVLRPIKLRDQRAWREVNRRNRDWLRPWEATIPPPTPGGPHTHRPTYRQMVRHLRSEANAGRMLPFVIEYRGRLAGQLTVAGITWGSMCSGHVGYWVDEAVAGRGVMPTAVALAVDHCFRSVGLHRVEVCIRPENGPSRRVVEKLGFREEGLRPRYLHIDGAWRDHLVFALTAEEVPDGLLNRWRRKQVPSSAPRDPQNTPRNPA, via the coding sequence GTGGAGGGCGATGTCGTCCTCCGGCCGATAAAGCTGCGCGACCAGCGGGCCTGGCGTGAGGTCAACCGGCGCAACCGCGACTGGCTGCGCCCCTGGGAGGCCACCATCCCGCCGCCCACGCCCGGCGGCCCGCACACCCACCGGCCCACCTACCGCCAGATGGTCCGCCATCTGCGCTCGGAGGCGAACGCGGGCCGGATGCTGCCGTTCGTCATCGAGTACCGGGGGCGGCTGGCCGGGCAGTTGACGGTCGCCGGGATCACCTGGGGCTCGATGTGCTCGGGACACGTCGGCTACTGGGTGGACGAGGCGGTGGCCGGCCGGGGCGTGATGCCGACCGCCGTCGCGCTCGCCGTGGACCACTGCTTCCGGAGCGTCGGGCTGCACCGTGTCGAGGTCTGCATTCGCCCGGAGAACGGGCCGAGCCGCCGTGTCGTGGAGAAACTCGGATTCCGCGAGGAGGGCCTGCGCCCGCGCTATCTCCACATCGACGGGGCCTGGCGCGACCACCTCGTCTTCGCCCTCACCGCGGAGGAAGTGCCCGACGGCCTGCTGAACCGGTGGCGGCGCAAGCAGGTGCCGTCCTCCGCGCCCCGCGATCCGCAGAACACCCCCCGGAATCCCGCGTAA
- the moaC gene encoding cyclic pyranopterin monophosphate synthase MoaC: MSTQDRLTHIDEAGAARMVDVSDKDVTARTARASGRVLVAPRVIELLRGAGVPKGDALATARIAGIMGAKRTPDLIPLCHPLSLSGVTLDLSVTDDAVEIAATVRTTDRTGVEMEALTAVSVAALTVIDMVKAVDKGAVITDVRVESKTGGKSGDWSRA; this comes from the coding sequence ATGAGCACGCAGGACCGACTGACCCATATCGACGAAGCGGGGGCCGCCCGCATGGTCGACGTGTCGGACAAGGACGTCACCGCCCGCACGGCGCGCGCGAGCGGACGCGTCCTCGTCGCGCCGCGTGTGATCGAGCTGCTGCGCGGTGCGGGCGTTCCCAAGGGCGACGCCCTCGCCACCGCGCGGATCGCGGGCATCATGGGCGCCAAGCGCACCCCGGACCTGATCCCGCTGTGTCACCCGTTGTCGCTGTCCGGTGTGACACTGGACCTGTCGGTTACGGACGACGCCGTGGAGATCGCGGCCACGGTGCGTACGACGGACCGCACGGGCGTCGAGATGGAGGCGCTCACCGCGGTCTCCGTCGCCGCGCTCACCGTGATCGACATGGTCAAGGCGGTCGACAAGGGAGCGGTCATCACGGACGTGCGGGTGGAGTCGAAGACGGGCGGCAAGTCGGGCGACTGGAGCCGGGCGTGA
- a CDS encoding MerR family transcriptional regulator, whose translation MADKREYRMEELARLAGITVRTLRFYRERKLIPPPRRQGRIAWYDDQHLARLRTIGALLDRGHTLSGIAELAEAFDHGRDVGDLLGLGAPTEETPVRLTPEELADHFAGQVTPENLAAALELGYLGTDGEEIVHISRRLLEVSSELVREGIPLAEVLAAGRRVREHADALAGLFAELVLRHASEEDLPRLRPLARSVVEAELSLAMDRRLREGA comes from the coding sequence GTGGCAGACAAGCGTGAGTACCGCATGGAGGAGCTGGCCCGACTGGCCGGCATCACGGTGCGCACCCTGCGCTTCTACCGCGAGCGCAAGCTGATTCCGCCACCCCGCCGACAGGGCCGTATCGCCTGGTACGACGACCAGCACCTGGCCCGGCTGCGGACGATCGGCGCACTGCTCGACCGCGGCCACACCCTCAGCGGCATCGCCGAACTCGCCGAGGCGTTCGACCACGGCCGGGACGTCGGCGACCTGCTCGGGCTGGGCGCCCCGACCGAGGAGACCCCGGTCCGCCTCACCCCCGAGGAACTCGCCGACCACTTCGCGGGCCAGGTCACCCCCGAGAACCTGGCGGCCGCCCTGGAGCTCGGCTATCTGGGCACCGACGGCGAGGAGATCGTCCACATCAGCCGCCGCCTGCTGGAGGTCTCCTCCGAGCTCGTCCGCGAGGGCATCCCCCTCGCGGAGGTCCTGGCGGCCGGCAGACGGGTGCGCGAGCACGCCGACGCCCTGGCCGGACTCTTCGCCGAACTGGTCCTGCGGCACGCCTCCGAGGAGGACCTGCCGCGGCTGCGCCCGCTCGCCCGGAGCGTCGTCGAGGCGGAGCTGTCCCTGGCCATGGACCGCAGGCTGCGCGAGGGCGCGTAG